A region from the Branchiostoma lanceolatum isolate klBraLanc5 chromosome 2, klBraLanc5.hap2, whole genome shotgun sequence genome encodes:
- the LOC136427798 gene encoding alpha-N-acetylgalactosaminide alpha-2,6-sialyltransferase 1-like isoform X1 has product MLRRFLKAGLAGGVLLMIYLLSKTNSLVARSVHKAVDTVTEDVDVLPNTENIDLSDKPTTANAGVYDKLYFQPEPRLGPFFNMSYSKISNSKRDPHWNFSFTYRQNPNWKNSTCNGSLQKRAFMSKEFGPIFRPDTQMLINSKLFNVNEYWRLKHWVMPYGYQFRDQNLTYDEVRDTLNLFPAKDSIFNFSREGKPECLSCAVVGNGGMLNGSGMGKEIDRHDFVFRVNQAYTRGYEDDVGSRTTHYVFFDRSVLRMKRDHYPVSQNITYIFVPCRIQDYSYLKRIGTGTNQFKVPPENVRVLHPDFMRYMHFVWMRVRAFRPTTGGIMAMVALHACDKLSLYGLGYNYKYSNHYFDQEYEQFKRVLGSHDHRREIKLWDALDKEGIVYWYRRDVF; this is encoded by the exons ATGTTGAGACGTTTTCTAAAGGCGGGCTTGGCCGGAGGTGTCTTGTTAATGATCTATCTTCTGTCGAAGACCAACTCCTTGGTTGCGCGAAGTGTACACAAAGCAGTGGACACAGTAACTGAAGATGTCGACGTGTTGCCTAA TACAGAAAACATAGACCTATCTGATAAGCCTACCACTGCCAACGCTGGGGTTTATGACAAGCTGTACTTCCAACCAGAGCCACGCTTGGGTCCTTTCTTCAACATGTCTTACAGCAAGATTTCCAACTCAAAGAGAGATCCCCATTGGAACTTCTCATTCACCTACAGGCAAAACCCAAACTGGAAGAACTCT ACGTGCAATGGATCACTGCAGAAGAGAGCTTTTATGTCCAAGGAGTTTGGACCGATCTTTCGACCTGACACCCAGATGTTGATCAATAGCAAGTTGTTCAATGTGAATGAATATTGGCGGCTAAAACATTGGGTAATGCCATATGGGTACCAATTCAGGGACCAAAATCTTACATATGACG AGGTCCGTGATACGCTGAATTTGTTTCCGGCGAAAGATTCCATCTTCAACTTCAGCAGGGAAGGCAAGCCAGAATGCCTCTCCTGTGCCGTGGTTGGTAATGGCGGCATGCTGAACGGCTCCGGGATGGGCAAGGAGATTGACAGGCACGACTTCGTATTCAG GGTGAACCAGGCATACACGAGAGGTTATGAAGACGACGTGGGCAGCAGGACAACTCACTACGTGTTCTTCGATCGCTCCGTCCTTCGCATGAAGCGAGACCACTACCCTGTCAGTCAG AATATCACCTATATATTTGTGCCATGCCGGATACAAGACTATTCTTATCTGAAGAGAATAGGAACTGGTACCAACCAGTTCAAGGTGCCCCCAGAAAACGTACGAGTCCTCCATCCTGACTTCATGAGATACATGCATTTCGT GTGGATGAGGGTACGTGCTTTTCGACCCACCACTGGCGGCATCATGGCCATGGTGGCCCTCCATGCCTGTGACAAGCTCAGCCTGTACGGACTGGGCTACAACTACAAGTACAGCAACCACTACTTTGACCAGGAATACGAACAGTTCAAGAGAGTGCTCGGGAGTCACGATCACAGACGGGAGATAAAGTTGTGGGATGCGCTGGACAAGGAGGGCATCGTGTACTGGTACAGGAGGGACGTTTTCTGA
- the LOC136427798 gene encoding alpha-N-acetylgalactosaminide alpha-2,6-sialyltransferase 1-like isoform X2 — translation MSTCCLKNIDLSDKPTTANAGVYDKLYFQPEPRLGPFFNMSYSKISNSKRDPHWNFSFTYRQNPNWKNSTCNGSLQKRAFMSKEFGPIFRPDTQMLINSKLFNVNEYWRLKHWVMPYGYQFRDQNLTYDEVRDTLNLFPAKDSIFNFSREGKPECLSCAVVGNGGMLNGSGMGKEIDRHDFVFRVNQAYTRGYEDDVGSRTTHYVFFDRSVLRMKRDHYPVSQNITYIFVPCRIQDYSYLKRIGTGTNQFKVPPENVRVLHPDFMRYMHFVWMRVRAFRPTTGGIMAMVALHACDKLSLYGLGYNYKYSNHYFDQEYEQFKRVLGSHDHRREIKLWDALDKEGIVYWYRRDVF, via the exons ATGTCGACGTGTTGCCTAA AAAACATAGACCTATCTGATAAGCCTACCACTGCCAACGCTGGGGTTTATGACAAGCTGTACTTCCAACCAGAGCCACGCTTGGGTCCTTTCTTCAACATGTCTTACAGCAAGATTTCCAACTCAAAGAGAGATCCCCATTGGAACTTCTCATTCACCTACAGGCAAAACCCAAACTGGAAGAACTCT ACGTGCAATGGATCACTGCAGAAGAGAGCTTTTATGTCCAAGGAGTTTGGACCGATCTTTCGACCTGACACCCAGATGTTGATCAATAGCAAGTTGTTCAATGTGAATGAATATTGGCGGCTAAAACATTGGGTAATGCCATATGGGTACCAATTCAGGGACCAAAATCTTACATATGACG AGGTCCGTGATACGCTGAATTTGTTTCCGGCGAAAGATTCCATCTTCAACTTCAGCAGGGAAGGCAAGCCAGAATGCCTCTCCTGTGCCGTGGTTGGTAATGGCGGCATGCTGAACGGCTCCGGGATGGGCAAGGAGATTGACAGGCACGACTTCGTATTCAG GGTGAACCAGGCATACACGAGAGGTTATGAAGACGACGTGGGCAGCAGGACAACTCACTACGTGTTCTTCGATCGCTCCGTCCTTCGCATGAAGCGAGACCACTACCCTGTCAGTCAG AATATCACCTATATATTTGTGCCATGCCGGATACAAGACTATTCTTATCTGAAGAGAATAGGAACTGGTACCAACCAGTTCAAGGTGCCCCCAGAAAACGTACGAGTCCTCCATCCTGACTTCATGAGATACATGCATTTCGT GTGGATGAGGGTACGTGCTTTTCGACCCACCACTGGCGGCATCATGGCCATGGTGGCCCTCCATGCCTGTGACAAGCTCAGCCTGTACGGACTGGGCTACAACTACAAGTACAGCAACCACTACTTTGACCAGGAATACGAACAGTTCAAGAGAGTGCTCGGGAGTCACGATCACAGACGGGAGATAAAGTTGTGGGATGCGCTGGACAAGGAGGGCATCGTGTACTGGTACAGGAGGGACGTTTTCTGA
- the LOC136426895 gene encoding DBH-like monooxygenase protein 1 homolog: MKMISLVVIVVTALLYGGSASAVSDLTHHEVLDENGDFVLSWTFDDEQIEFEARVKTRGWLGLGLSPNGGMPGSDIAIGWVKDGQAYLTDRYADEQALPPEDESQDWELLSGYENDTHTVLRFKRKLQTCDVRDRIINKDTLRVLWAWNDEDPGDDAGPAYHSQNRGVRSSVFLRNNIESESVPSNIQSYDVTMTNATIPPKRTAYWCRLVEMPKLQTKHHIFKVQSVITPGNEGTVHHMTVFKCHPNPNRTVLPHEHPGHECYTPNMPQDWSECYKGSLIAAWAVGTGDVSFPSHVGYAIGDEYDGGQVLLEVHYDNSLLKEGVTDNSGLKFLYTPELRQYDAGILAVTQSVDYSHIVPPYADDFKTDTFCNQECLSAFIDEVGEPIRVFGNVPHAHLLARKMRTSLIRDGVETVLSQDDNYDFNLQYLRMLDEEFIIQKGDTIMTECTYNSAHKSQAVYGGLGTDNEMCESILFYYPRMDMIFCDSSPHPLHILSFAGVEEINYSLEALGWINNIPITKPVNMSNMT; the protein is encoded by the exons ATGAAGATGATAAGTCTTGTTGTTATTGTCGTCACTGCTTTGCTATACGGCGGCTCGGCTTCAGCAGTGTCCGATCTGACCCATCATGAAGTGCTTGACGAGAACGGGGATTTCGTCCTGTCCTGGACGTTTGATGACGAGCAGATCGAGTTCGAGGCCCGGGTGAAAACCCGCGGGTGGCTCGGCCTGGGGCTGTCTCCGAACGGAGGGATGCCGGGATCGGACATCGCCATCGGCTGGGTTAAGGACGGACAGGCGTACCTTACG GATCGCTACGCCGACGAGCAGGCGCTGCCCCCTGAGGACGAGAGTCAGGACTGGGAACTTCTGTCTGGGTACGAGAACGACACCCACACCGTCCTCAGGTTCAAACGGAAGCTGCAGACATGTGACGTCAGAGATCGCATCATCAAC AAAGACACTCTGCGTGTTTTATGGGCGTGGAACGACGAAGACCCAGGCGACGACGCAGGTCCCGCCTACCACAGCCAAAACCGCGGGGTCCGCAGCAGCGTGTTCCTGAGAAATAACATTGAATCCGAATCTGTGCCTAGTAACATCCAATCATACGATGTTACTATGACAAAT GCAACCATTCCGCCAAAGCGGACAGCGTATTGGTGCAGGTTGGTTGAGATGCCGAAACTGCAAACCAAGCATCACATCTTCAAG GTTCAATCTGTAATCACTCCTGGCAACGAAGGAACGGTCCATCACATGACAGTGTTCAAGTGCCATCCCAATCCGAACCGCACGGTGTTGCCCCATGAACATCCTGGGCACGAATGCTATACTCCCAACATGCCCCAGGACTGGAGTGAGTGTTACAAAGGTAGCCTCATCGCAGCCTGGGCTGTGGGCACCGGG GATGTCAGCTTCCCCAGCCATGTCGGGTACGCCATTGGCGATGAGTACGACGGAGGCCAGGTTCTGCTGGAGGTGCACTACGATAACTCGTTACTAAAGGAAG GTGTAACGGATAATTCCGGACTGAAGTTTCTCTACACACCGGAACTACGTCAGTATGACGCAGGCATCCTAGCTGTGACGCAAAGCGTGGACTACTCGCACATCGTCCCTCCCTATGCAGACGACTTTAAGACGGACACCTTCTGCAACCAGGAATGCCTCAGTGCG TTCATAGATGAGGTTGGGGAACCGATCCGTGTGTTCGGAAACGTACCACACGCCCACCTACTCGCCAGGAAGATGAGAACATCCTTGATAAGAGATGGTGTGGAGACGGTATTGTCACAAGACGACAACTATGACTTTAATCTTCAGTATCTCCGAATGTTGGATGAGGAGTTTATCATCCAGAAG GGGGACACAATCATGACAGAGTGTACGTACAACTCGGCGCATAAGAGCCAGGCTGTCTAC GGCGGATTGGGGACCGACAATGAGATGTGTGAAAGTATCCTTTTCTACTACCCACGGATGGACATGATCTTCTGTGACAGTTCTCCACATCCACTGCACATCCTCAGCTTTGCAGGCGTCGAAGAAATCAA TTACAGCTTGGAGGCTCTAGGATGGATAAATAACATCCCGATCACGAAACCAGTCAACATGTCCAACATGACC